In Eremothecium gossypii ATCC 10895 chromosome IV, complete sequence, the genomic stretch CAGCTGCGCTGCGGCTGGGTGGTGTAGGCGCGGCCCTTGAAAAAGAGCGCGGCGGTGTCCGCGAACTCGGggagcgcgagcagctgcgcggGGGGGACGAAGGGGACGGCGCTGGCGTCCAGGAGGACGAACTCGTCGAAGGAGTTGAAGAGCGCGGCGAGCCGCGAGGGCGGGACGCGGGCGAACTTGCGGAGCCACATGTTGCGCAGCGTGGGCGTGCAGTCAACGAAGAACACCTGCTGGCGCGAGTGCGCCTGGATGTGCGCGACGAGCTCGTCGAAGCGCCGCTGCGAGAGCTCGCCGCCGTTGTGCACGGCCTGCACGGGCAGCGTGTTGCCGAGGTGGTCCAGGACGGCGAGCAGGGCCTGGAAGCTGTCGGCGAGCTCGTCGTTGACCGCGACGGCGATGCCCCTGCCGTTGGCGAACTCGCGCCAGTTGTACCAGAACGAGCGGTCCGGGCGGATGCGGTGGAGCTCGCCGGTGCTTATCTTCAGCAGCCTGCGGATGTGCCTGCCGGAGGTCGCGTTGATGACCGTGGGCCAGATGAGGTCCTGTCTGTGCGATGGAGCCAGGAACGGGAACATGCGGGTGCGCAGCTCGATGCGCGTGAGCGGCTCGAGCATGCTGTCGTGGACGGCGAGCCCGCCGGAGATGAAACACTCGTCGTACACACGCAGGCGCTCCATTGCGAGCGAGGCGACGATGTCTTTGAAATACTGGTCTTCGTTTCTGAGCAGCAGGCGGTTTTCCCACGCATTATGCACTTCGTAGGTCTGCCGGAAGTACGTTTTGCACCGCATGCGCAGGCTCCGCTCGCCCCACCCGCCGAAGGGCGACCTGTAGCTGTCGGTGTCCAGCATAAACAGGGGCGAGAATTTGAGCGCTGCCCTGAGCCCGTTGTTGTTGGCCACTGTAGAGCGAGTCGAccagctcgcgcgcgcccACCAGAGGAGCAGTAGTGCAACGCATGCCACCAGCAATGCTCGGCAGCTCGGTAGCCATCTGCGCTGTACTTGCCGCTGTAGAATCATGGTGCGCTCGGAGGGCTACGCACTGTAGCGTAGCGACGCACCCCTCCGCAAAAAGTACAGCGTACGCTCGAGGCCCAAAAAGACTGCATGAGGCTCGAAAAAAAATGCTTCCAACCAGATTCGAACTGATGATCTCCACATTACTAGTGTGGCGCCTTACCAACTTGGCCATAGAAGCTTTATTGGGCGTAAGAAAGACTGAGCTGTATGTGACAGTCGGATCCAGGCGTGTGATTAGGGCTGCCAGACTAGCTCGCAAATCAGAAGCGATGAGCCAGCCGTCATAATTCGGCGCGGCAACGGGAAAAAAATCCGTCAGGCGACATCGGCACTGGCAGCATGAACCAGTTCCTAATGGTGAGATGTTTTCTGTCCGTGGTCCCATCCCGTTCCTGTCTAGACCAAGACTTGTTGGGTTCTATCCTGCATTTTTCAGGCACTAGGATGCAAATCGGATATAAGCGATCGACAGAGACTTATTATAATTTTGTTGGAGAACACAGCAAGCATGAGCTAATAAAATATAGTTATTTAGGCATGTTGTCATGGCTTCCGGGTTCCAACCGCGGATTTCGAGCGCGGTTGCAGTTCTCGGAAAGGACAATACCTCTTGTTCCGTACCTAGAAGCTGGTTCCTAGGTAGGGGCCGCAAGCAGCAGCTTGGAACCACATCGCCGCTTCCAAGGGCCAGACCAGGGCTCAGCTACGTTTGTGCGGTGACTTCGGCCGCTGTGGCGCCAAGAGTCCGCAGGATGACTCCAAGCCCGGACAATTATGGCCGGGCTACGACCCCGGAGCTGCAAGCCCTACGCAGGGTCACATGCGGGAATGTTAGGTACACGTTGCACAAATTAGGACACGATGTTATCATTCTCTATAGCGTCGTGGCGCAGTGGAAGCGCGCAGGGCTCATAACCCTGATGTCCCAGGATCGAAACCTGGCGACGCTATTTTTTTCTTGGGGACAACCATACCGCGTGACCGGCTGGCTGCCAACCGACAGCATGACTGTTCCGCCCTCGCGCGTATATAATCCTTGTGCTATGCTCCACACGCCCCGCACCCTGCTGCAGCCATGGTGGAAGCCTACGTGCACGACAACAACACCCATGTGGActgccgcgcgccgcaccACAGCGGCAAGTCAGTCTCGCTGGAACGCCTCGCGAGCCTAGGCGTGTTCTACCGCCACTGCCGCAGCCAGGATGAAGTGGACGCTGTTGCTTGTGCCCGCCACTACAGCAACCGGGACGAGGTGACCATCTCGCCGGCCAGTTTTCCGTCCGAGGACGCGTTCCGCGATAAGCTCGCGGTGTTCTACACAGAGCATCTGCACGAAGACGAGGAAATCCGCTACGCCCTCGCAGGCGAGGGCTACTTCGACTTGCGTGACGCCACCACGGGCGACTGGATCCGCGTGAAACTCACGACGGGCGACCTACTGATCGTGCCCGCCGGCATCTACCACCGTTTCACCGTGACAGAGTCCAACTTCATCCGCGCCCAGCGCCTTTTCAAAGACGAACCGAAGTGGCAGGCCTTCAACCGCCCAGAAGGCGATGCACGCCCAGTCCACAAGGAGTACCTTGCCTCTTTAGCGATATAGCGGGCCATGGCTGCTGCGCACTGGCAACGTATGTATCGAAGATCTTTTACTGTTCTATTACGGGCAACTTCCTTCTAGCGCCATCACGACCCTACCGCTGCATGCTCTACTGGCTGGTCTCCTCCGCTCCCGGAACCCGGTGCTGTGTCGTATCCCGGCCACATGCTTTGGCGATGCCATGTCTTTGGGCCCTTTAGCCATCCGTGCACCCGCGAGAGCCACAGACGCAAGTACGAGGGACAAAGAACACAAGAATGAATGCTATCCGTTGGTAAAAGATCCGCAGGTCGCTAACATAATCTGCTCAGACAGTATTGGTAAAAGTGTCAAATAGGGGATTTTGGTCCACCGCGACGCACCACAAGTTAGAACGCACTTCACGGGCGAGTTCTGAGCTACCGGTTACACGTTGGTTGGCTGCTGAGTGCAAATGTTGAACAGTACGGTGATCGGTAGAGACGTGGGCGaagccgccgccgcactCGGTGGAGGCGCACCCGGTTTCGGGTCTTACTGGCCACGTATCGACCAGTTTTACATCCCGCCGTGGTTGGATGTGCAATTTCTCGCCAACAACATCATCAGCTTCACGCCGTTGTTCTCCTACGGGACGACGGTATGGAGCATCAAGCGATCGAAGACGGCGCTAGGGTTCTCCATCGACATATGCGCGACTATGCTGATCGCAAGCATCTTGCGTGTGTCTTATTACCTAATTACGCCGTACGATGTGGCACTTCTCCGGCAGTCTTTGGTGATGATCTTCATCCAACTGATCCTTCTCTATACCAGTTTGTGCTACCGACCAGAGGAATACAAGTACGAGAGCTTAAAGCCGGTGGAGCGATTTGGTCAGCTCTCACAGGACGTGTGGCAGGAGTTTTTTCCCCTGTGCTCGATGGGTGCCGGTTGGAAGGGCATCTGGCAGGCCATGTCTTGGAACAGCTTTGCAGGCTACATGGAGAAGATGCTATTGGTAGCGCTTTACAAGTTCCTCAAATTTTTCGACCCGGGATACCAGCGCATAGGCGCATTTTGGCAGTGGAATAACCCACGCTACTTTTGGTTGTTTCTACTATGGTTCACGTGCGGGCAGTTCTTGATGACCTTTTTTATAGCCCGGGTGATGAACTTGGAGTGGTTAGGCCAGTGGCTCGGTTCATTTATTGGCTCACTAGGGCTTTTGATCGAGGCCTTACTTCCGCTGCCGCAGATTTCAATTTTGCATACCTTGAAGAGCGTTCAAGGCTTTAAGTTGATTCTTTTGGTCAGCTGGCTTTGCGGCGATATTCTCAAAATCAGTTACTTAGTCTTTGGGGCCAAGAATATATCCATGATTTTTTTCTTATTTGCATTGTTCCAGATGGGTTTGGACATATATATTGCATTCATCTACGTGTACTACAAG encodes the following:
- a CDS encoding ADR020Cp (Syntenic homolog of Saccharomyces cerevisiae YIL014W (MNT3)) — encoded protein: MILQRQVQRRWLPSCRALLVACVALLLLWWARASWSTRSTVANNNGLRAALKFSPLFMLDTDSYRSPFGGWGERSLRMRCKTYFRQTYEVHNAWENRLLLRNEDQYFKDIVASLAMERLRVYDECFISGGLAVHDSMLEPLTRIELRTRMFPFLAPSHRQDLIWPTVINATSGRHIRRLLKISTGELHRIRPDRSFWYNWREFANGRGIAVAVNDELADSFQALLAVLDHLGNTLPVQAVHNGGELSQRRFDELVAHIQAHSRQQVFFVDCTPTLRNMWLRKFARVPPSRLAALFNSFDEFVLLDASAVPFVPPAQLLALPEFADTAALFFKGRAYTTQPQRSCLHSMARLLPSAEEARLWRGAAAFNASGAAAAFNASGAAAARDGAAAALLRAGLVDGLDHALVLVRKPRALAALLAALLLDLQPRAPGCRPHARSLFPLALHAMALPYAVHPGAAGALGELDPAAPADCPVLCSAQLAHLDAAGRLLWASGGLRRCHTSDARRDFRDNDAHFRPAPASPDGLAEARARPLSVHAFLAPASPAGWTPHPDCAHTTHCAALCRQPSADVMLGTLLRFGQAERRRHADLTRIWNDALPAFLRQA
- the ADI1 gene encoding acireductone dioxygenase (Ni2+-requiring) (Syntenic homolog of Saccharomyces cerevisiae YMR009W (ADI1)); the protein is MVEAYVHDNNTHVDCRAPHHSGKSVSLERLASLGVFYRHCRSQDEVDAVACARHYSNRDEVTISPASFPSEDAFRDKLAVFYTEHLHEDEEIRYALAGEGYFDLRDATTGDWIRVKLTTGDLLIVPAGIYHRFTVTESNFIRAQRLFKDEPKWQAFNRPEGDARPVHKEYLASLAI
- the ANY1 gene encoding Any1p (Syntenic homolog of Saccharomyces cerevisiae YMR010W), producing MLNSTVIGRDVGEAAAALGGGAPGFGSYWPRIDQFYIPPWLDVQFLANNIISFTPLFSYGTTVWSIKRSKTALGFSIDICATMLIASILRVSYYLITPYDVALLRQSLVMIFIQLILLYTSLCYRPEEYKYESLKPVERFGQLSQDVWQEFFPLCSMGAGWKGIWQAMSWNSFAGYMEKMLLVALYKFLKFFDPGYQRIGAFWQWNNPRYFWLFLLWFTCGQFLMTFFIARVMNLEWLGQWLGSFIGSLGLLIEALLPLPQISILHTLKSVQGFKLILLVSWLCGDILKISYLVFGAKNISMIFFLFALFQMGLDIYIAFIYVYYKYYFPKYRRKSEPPRIEMQMLLSNGEAAAFSV